A portion of the Sabethes cyaneus chromosome 3, idSabCyanKW18_F2, whole genome shotgun sequence genome contains these proteins:
- the LOC128742627 gene encoding phosphatidylserine decarboxylase proenzyme, mitochondrial isoform X1, giving the protein MAVCILPKSRLLLRAVNFKPLPNKLSTKWTVVRRSISGSRKNHDQSSYQQHSGQQQQQYQQSQQSKGKFIRIKKKWSWKAGAGWTILSVLDWWLLAAGGWLTWRGVFLRWTPLGICMVAAAQWHLHNRELDRKGLPRTAAQWQMNMYCSLPLRLMSRCWGWLAERRVPMPARPLVYGLYSTAFGVNIDEAATSDLKNYRSLAEFFTRSLRDDVRYIDPKSCIVSPCDGRVLHFGTATDCQIEQVKGITYSLEAFFGPATWCNKECSTFADKLKKKSPDNVLYQCVIYLAPGDYHRFHSPTVWKPELRRHFSGELLSVSPKIAKWMPGLFCLNERALYVGKWMHGFFSFTAVGATNVGSVQIYMDEKLKTNKWVGLEVGTHRPEYDELSLPSGTFLEKGELLGQFNMGSTVVLIFEAPRDFQFSLQAGQVVKLGQRLGCVNNNEDGAVDPSKIKKIIETL; this is encoded by the exons ATTATTGCGGGCGGTTAATTTCAAACCACTTCCCAACAAACTGTCAACAAAATGGACCGTAGTGCGACGTTCAATATCCGGCAGTAGGAAAAACCATGATCAGTCTTCATATCAGCAGCATTCCggtcaacagcagcagcagtatcAGCAGAGTCAACAGTCGAAAGGTAAATTTATtagaataaagaaaaaatggagTTGGAAAGCGGGAGCCGGTTGGACTATATTATCCGTTTTGGATTGGTGGTTACTAGCTGCCGGCGGATGGCTGACGTGGCGGGGTGTTTTTCTCCGCTGGACCCCGCTGGGGATTTGCATGGTTGCAGCGGCCCAATGGCACCTGCACAATCGTGAACTAGATCGTAAAGGCCTACCGCGTACGGCCGCTCAATGGCAG ATGAACATGTATTGCTCACTTCCCCTACGGCTGATGAGCCGATGTTGGGGCTGGTTAGCAGAGCGTCGTGTGCCGATGCCGGCTAGACCGCTTGTCTATGGGCTGTACTCGACCGCGTTTGGCGTAAACATCGACGAAGCAGCGACATCCGATTTGAA AAACTACCGAAGTCTGGCAGAATTTTTCACTCGTTCACTCAGAGATGATGTGCGTTACATTGACCCCAAAAGTTGCATCGTCTCACCTTGTGACGGGCGAGTCCTTCACTTTGGAACCGCCACCGATTGCCAAATAGAGCAA GTCAAAGGTATTACCTACAGCCTGGAGGCATTTTTCGGACCGGCTACGTGGTGCAACAAGGAATGTTCCACTTTTGCTGATAAGCTAAAGAAAAAATCTCCCGACAATGTGCTCTATCAGTGCGTCATCTATCTGGCGCCCGGCGATTATCACCGATTTCATTCACCCACCGTTTGGAAACCGGAATTGAGGCGGCATTTTTCCGGAGAGCTGCTGTCCGTTAGTCCCAAAATCGCAAAATGGATGCCGGGCTTGTTTTGTTTGAACGAACGCGCTCTTTACGTCGGCAAATGGATGCATGGATTTTTCAGCTTCACTGCTGTCG GAGCTACCAACGTCGGTTCGGTGCAAATCTATATGGACGAGAAGCTGAAAACCAACAAATGGGTTGGACTGGAAGTTGGAACTCATCGTCCAGAGTATGACGAGCTTTCACTTCCATCCGGTACTTTCTTGGAGAAAGGAGAGCTTCTTGGACAATTCAACATGGGCAGCACCGTTGTGCTAATATTCGAAGCACCGCGAGATTTCCA attCAGTTTGCAAGCTGGTCAAGTCGTTAAACTTGGACAACGCCTAGGTTGTGTGAATAATAACGAAGATGGGGCGGTCGATCCCAgcaaaattaagaaaataataGAAACACTATAA
- the LOC128742627 gene encoding phosphatidylserine decarboxylase proenzyme, mitochondrial isoform X2: MAVCILPKSRLLLRAVNFKPLPNKLSTKWTVVRRSISGSRKNHDQSSYQQHSGQQQQQYQQSQQSKAAGGWLTWRGVFLRWTPLGICMVAAAQWHLHNRELDRKGLPRTAAQWQMNMYCSLPLRLMSRCWGWLAERRVPMPARPLVYGLYSTAFGVNIDEAATSDLKNYRSLAEFFTRSLRDDVRYIDPKSCIVSPCDGRVLHFGTATDCQIEQVKGITYSLEAFFGPATWCNKECSTFADKLKKKSPDNVLYQCVIYLAPGDYHRFHSPTVWKPELRRHFSGELLSVSPKIAKWMPGLFCLNERALYVGKWMHGFFSFTAVGATNVGSVQIYMDEKLKTNKWVGLEVGTHRPEYDELSLPSGTFLEKGELLGQFNMGSTVVLIFEAPRDFQFSLQAGQVVKLGQRLGCVNNNEDGAVDPSKIKKIIETL, translated from the exons ATTATTGCGGGCGGTTAATTTCAAACCACTTCCCAACAAACTGTCAACAAAATGGACCGTAGTGCGACGTTCAATATCCGGCAGTAGGAAAAACCATGATCAGTCTTCATATCAGCAGCATTCCggtcaacagcagcagcagtatcAGCAGAGTCAACAGTCGAAAG CTGCCGGCGGATGGCTGACGTGGCGGGGTGTTTTTCTCCGCTGGACCCCGCTGGGGATTTGCATGGTTGCAGCGGCCCAATGGCACCTGCACAATCGTGAACTAGATCGTAAAGGCCTACCGCGTACGGCCGCTCAATGGCAG ATGAACATGTATTGCTCACTTCCCCTACGGCTGATGAGCCGATGTTGGGGCTGGTTAGCAGAGCGTCGTGTGCCGATGCCGGCTAGACCGCTTGTCTATGGGCTGTACTCGACCGCGTTTGGCGTAAACATCGACGAAGCAGCGACATCCGATTTGAA AAACTACCGAAGTCTGGCAGAATTTTTCACTCGTTCACTCAGAGATGATGTGCGTTACATTGACCCCAAAAGTTGCATCGTCTCACCTTGTGACGGGCGAGTCCTTCACTTTGGAACCGCCACCGATTGCCAAATAGAGCAA GTCAAAGGTATTACCTACAGCCTGGAGGCATTTTTCGGACCGGCTACGTGGTGCAACAAGGAATGTTCCACTTTTGCTGATAAGCTAAAGAAAAAATCTCCCGACAATGTGCTCTATCAGTGCGTCATCTATCTGGCGCCCGGCGATTATCACCGATTTCATTCACCCACCGTTTGGAAACCGGAATTGAGGCGGCATTTTTCCGGAGAGCTGCTGTCCGTTAGTCCCAAAATCGCAAAATGGATGCCGGGCTTGTTTTGTTTGAACGAACGCGCTCTTTACGTCGGCAAATGGATGCATGGATTTTTCAGCTTCACTGCTGTCG GAGCTACCAACGTCGGTTCGGTGCAAATCTATATGGACGAGAAGCTGAAAACCAACAAATGGGTTGGACTGGAAGTTGGAACTCATCGTCCAGAGTATGACGAGCTTTCACTTCCATCCGGTACTTTCTTGGAGAAAGGAGAGCTTCTTGGACAATTCAACATGGGCAGCACCGTTGTGCTAATATTCGAAGCACCGCGAGATTTCCA attCAGTTTGCAAGCTGGTCAAGTCGTTAAACTTGGACAACGCCTAGGTTGTGTGAATAATAACGAAGATGGGGCGGTCGATCCCAgcaaaattaagaaaataataGAAACACTATAA